In Triticum urartu cultivar G1812 chromosome 6, Tu2.1, whole genome shotgun sequence, the following proteins share a genomic window:
- the LOC125513694 gene encoding F-box/kelch-repeat protein SKIP30 translates to MVQCTMVSTLLDGLPNEVALQCLARVPFVSHPILQLVCRSWRASVRNGELLNVRNQIGATEELLCVLAFEPENIWQLYDPRRDKWITLPVMPSQIRNIARFGVASVAGKLYVIGGGSDRVDPLTGDHDTIFASNEVWSYDPLHRLWAQRAPMLVARAMFACCALDGKIIVAGGFTNCRKSISEAEIYDPEADTWESLPDLRQAHPSACSGLVFKDKMHVLHKGISTVQILEDGGNYWAVEDYSWLQGPMAMVGGELYVLSNSCIRKQHGENFPDKMVPCASGFQSRIGFGMIGLGDSICLFGGVIGPGPRNQCIKPLSDVDILNVASERPTWRQGSPMTRCRGSIAGCALLKI, encoded by the coding sequence ATGGTTCAGTGCACGATGGTATCGACCTTACTTGACGGTCTTCCTAATGAAGTGGCTCTCCAGTGCCTTGCACGTGTCCCGTTTGTATCCCATCCTATTCTTCAGCTGGTTTGCCGCTCTTGGAGAGCATCTGTTCGCAATGGGGAGCTTCTCAATGTTCGGAATCAGATTGGGGCGACAGAAGAACTGCTATGTGTGTTGGCATTTGAACCTGAAAACATTTGGCAACTTTATGATCCTCGTCGAGACAAGTGGATAACTCTCCCTGTCATGCCATCTCAGATTAGGAACATTGCCCGTTTTGGAGTTGCCTCTGTTGCTGGAAAACTCTATGTAATTGGTGGTGGCAGTGATAGAGTTGACCCCCTTACTGGAGACCATGACACAATCTTTGCGAGCAATGAGGTCTGGTCTTATGATCCTCTCCACCGCTTGTGGgcccagagggctccaatgcttGTAGCTCGAGCGATGTTTGCTTGTTGTGCATTGGATGGGAAGATAATTGTTGCTGGGGGCTTTACAAACTGCCGCAAATCGATATCAGAGGCTGAGATTTACGATCCTGAAGCTGACACATGGGAGTCCCTCCCTGACCTCCGCCAGGCACACCCCTCTGCATGCTCTGGTCTTGTCTTCAAGGATAAGATGCACGTATTGCATAAAGGGATATCCACAGTCCAGATTCTCGAAGATGGCGGTAATTATTGGGCTGTTGAGGACTACTCTTGGCTGCAAGGCCCAATGGCAATGGTTGGTGGAGAGTTGTATGTGCTGAGCAATAGCTGCATTAGGAAGCAGCATGGTGAGAATTTCCCTGATAAGATGGTTCCTTGTGCATCAGGATTCCAAAGCAGGATCGGCTTTGGCATGATTGGCTTAGGGGACAGCATATGTTTGTTTGGTGGAGTGATCGGGCCTGGGCCAAGAAATCAGTGCATTAAGCCATTGTCTGATGTTGATATCTTGAATGTCGCAAGCGAGAGGCCAACCTGGCGACAAGGATCACCGATGACGCGTTGCCGAGGGAGTATCGCAGGCTGTGCTCTGCTGAAGATCTAG